One Curtobacterium herbarum genomic window carries:
- a CDS encoding DUF4190 domain-containing protein, translated as MSFTPPAFDSNGPPHFQQVSPPPKPARSGVGTTAMVLGIVAAIMSIVPGLSYIAWLFAIPAVILGIIGLRKAGHPHGRALAGLIEGAAALVVAIAVSVASAGDFSDGFKDGYERSRSASTTEATQAPSKDAETTPVKSTKPAPVPAPAASEPAAKAPAEAESPADGEFGTYPADEAAFIAGVQATTADLRGDLTDLQRSQALRNRDASLCTTLGDAAATDWTGKIKNIGANGEGKAYVEVEIASGITVMTWNNAFSDLNDQTLIDPSAPFFNNLVAMKEGQKVKFSAQMAAGDSSCLSKGNLTETFYGITPEFIAHFTNVTSA; from the coding sequence ATGAGCTTCACGCCGCCCGCGTTCGATTCGAACGGCCCTCCCCACTTCCAACAGGTGTCACCTCCGCCCAAGCCAGCGAGGAGCGGGGTGGGTACGACGGCGATGGTCCTGGGCATCGTCGCCGCGATCATGTCGATCGTTCCGGGCCTCTCGTACATTGCATGGCTCTTCGCAATCCCGGCGGTAATCCTCGGGATCATCGGCCTCCGCAAAGCTGGGCACCCGCACGGGCGAGCCCTCGCCGGCCTCATCGAAGGAGCGGCTGCGTTGGTCGTGGCTATAGCTGTCAGTGTCGCCAGTGCCGGCGACTTCTCGGACGGTTTCAAAGACGGGTACGAGCGCAGCCGCAGCGCATCCACGACCGAAGCTACGCAGGCACCGTCAAAGGATGCAGAAACAACTCCGGTGAAGAGCACGAAGCCAGCACCTGTTCCGGCGCCGGCAGCTTCGGAACCGGCAGCGAAAGCACCGGCTGAGGCCGAATCGCCGGCAGACGGCGAGTTCGGAACGTACCCAGCCGATGAAGCAGCCTTCATCGCGGGCGTGCAGGCAACCACGGCTGACCTTCGCGGCGACCTCACTGACCTGCAGCGCTCTCAGGCGCTTCGGAATCGCGATGCTTCTCTCTGCACGACCCTTGGCGACGCCGCCGCTACCGACTGGACCGGGAAGATCAAGAACATCGGCGCAAATGGGGAGGGGAAGGCCTACGTCGAGGTCGAGATTGCATCTGGGATCACCGTCATGACGTGGAACAACGCTTTCTCGGACCTAAACGACCAGACGTTGATAGATCCGTCCGCTCCGTTCTTCAACAACCTCGTAGCCATGAAGGAAGGACAAAAAGTAAAGTTCTCGGCGCAGATGGCCGCCGGAGACTCGTCTTGCCTGAGCAAGGGCAACCTCACCGAGACGTTCTACGGAATCACTCCGGAGTTCATCGCGCACTTCACCAACGTCACATCCGCTTGA
- a CDS encoding polysaccharide biosynthesis tyrosine autokinase, with amino-acid sequence MELRDYITVLRKGWVLILVLALVGVAAAAGFSLMKKPVYSASAQVFVSTETSGSASDLAQGNTFTQQRVLTYSNLVSTPIVLLPVIAKLQLDMNADQLATMVSATAPTSTTLIAINVNDTDPVQAADIANATSQSLTNVVEDIEATDADGKSSVKLTRVKQADVPSVPVSPNVPVNVALGLLVGLALGVGIAVLRETLDNRVRTEQDVEKISDKPVVGGIAFDSKASERPLIVQVDPRSPRAESFRTLRTNLQFLDIGTGARTFVMTSSVQSEGKSTTVANLAIALDSAGFRVILIDADLRRPRVAEYMDVETHAGLTDVLIGRAELEDVAQPWGRGNLVVLPAGQIPPNPSELLGSRAMQDLIERLEGEFDYVLFDAPPLLPVTDAAILAKKASGAIVAVASGKTHKGQFAAAVSALESVGAPIAGFVITMMPVRGPGAYGYGRYGYGYGYGIEDEDAPKVKPPKRGGKKLGALSRAER; translated from the coding sequence GTGGAACTACGCGACTACATCACCGTGCTGCGGAAGGGATGGGTTCTCATCCTGGTCCTGGCACTCGTCGGAGTCGCCGCTGCTGCGGGCTTCTCCCTGATGAAGAAGCCGGTCTACTCGGCGTCAGCGCAGGTGTTCGTGTCGACGGAGACATCGGGCAGTGCGAGTGACCTGGCGCAGGGGAACACCTTCACCCAGCAGCGGGTCCTGACGTACTCGAACCTGGTGTCGACGCCGATCGTGCTGCTGCCGGTCATCGCGAAGCTCCAGCTCGACATGAACGCCGACCAGCTCGCGACGATGGTGTCCGCGACCGCGCCGACGAGCACGACCCTGATCGCGATCAACGTCAACGACACGGACCCGGTCCAGGCGGCGGACATCGCGAACGCGACCTCCCAGAGCCTGACCAACGTCGTCGAGGACATCGAGGCCACCGACGCCGACGGCAAGAGCAGCGTCAAGCTCACCCGCGTGAAGCAGGCCGACGTGCCGAGCGTGCCGGTCAGCCCGAACGTGCCGGTCAACGTCGCACTCGGGCTGCTCGTCGGGCTCGCCCTGGGCGTCGGCATCGCCGTGCTCCGCGAGACGCTGGACAACCGCGTCCGCACCGAGCAGGACGTCGAGAAGATCAGCGACAAGCCGGTCGTCGGTGGCATCGCCTTCGACAGCAAGGCCTCGGAACGTCCGCTCATCGTGCAGGTCGACCCGCGCAGCCCACGCGCCGAGTCCTTCCGCACACTCCGGACGAACCTGCAGTTCCTGGACATCGGCACCGGCGCGCGCACCTTCGTGATGACGTCGTCCGTGCAGTCCGAGGGCAAGAGCACCACGGTCGCCAACCTGGCCATCGCGCTCGACAGCGCCGGGTTCCGCGTGATCCTCATCGACGCCGACCTCCGTCGTCCCCGCGTCGCCGAGTACATGGACGTCGAGACCCACGCCGGTCTGACCGACGTGCTCATCGGCCGCGCCGAGCTCGAGGACGTCGCCCAGCCCTGGGGCCGCGGCAACCTCGTCGTCCTGCCGGCCGGACAGATCCCGCCGAACCCGTCCGAGCTCCTCGGTTCCCGCGCCATGCAGGACCTGATCGAGCGGCTCGAGGGCGAGTTCGACTACGTCCTGTTCGACGCCCCGCCGCTGCTGCCCGTCACCGACGCCGCGATCCTGGCGAAGAAGGCCTCCGGCGCGATCGTCGCCGTGGCCTCGGGCAAGACGCACAAGGGCCAGTTCGCCGCCGCCGTCTCCGCACTTGAGAGCGTGGGCGCGCCCATCGCCGGCTTCGTCATCACGATGATGCCGGTCCGCGGCCCGGGTGCCTACGGCTACGGCCGGTACGGCTACGGGTACGGCTACGGCATCGAGGACGAGGACGCCCCGAAGGTCAAGCCGCCCAAGCGCGGCGGCAAGAAGCTCGGCGCGTTGAGCCGCGCTGAGCGCTGA
- a CDS encoding response regulator, whose protein sequence is MIRVVIVDDQAVVRTGLSMMVDAEPDLTVVGQAPNGAEAIALCVDLRPDVVLMDVRMPVLDGISATRSIVSAGTAGAVVILTTFDDEEYLLDAVQAGALGFLLKDAGPDLIAAGVRAAHTGDTLIAPSMTRALLENRLLGVRSGSGTAGSVAGGAAGGAAGSATPAPPAEHAPALASLSAREREVLTALVRGASNAQIAKDLWISEATVKTHISSVLGKVGAASRVQAVVFAYESGFVRPDWSA, encoded by the coding sequence GTGATCCGCGTGGTGATCGTCGACGACCAGGCCGTGGTCCGCACCGGCCTCAGCATGATGGTCGACGCCGAACCCGACCTGACCGTCGTCGGCCAGGCACCGAACGGGGCCGAGGCGATCGCCCTCTGCGTCGACCTTCGCCCCGACGTGGTGCTCATGGACGTGCGGATGCCCGTGCTCGACGGCATCTCGGCCACCCGCTCGATCGTCTCCGCCGGTACCGCGGGGGCGGTCGTCATCCTGACCACGTTCGACGACGAGGAGTACCTGCTCGACGCCGTGCAGGCCGGTGCGCTCGGGTTCCTGCTCAAGGACGCGGGCCCGGACCTCATCGCCGCCGGGGTCCGCGCCGCCCACACCGGCGACACCCTGATCGCGCCGTCGATGACCCGCGCGCTGCTCGAGAACCGGTTGCTCGGGGTGCGGTCCGGCAGCGGCACTGCCGGCAGTGTTGCCGGTGGCGCTGCCGGCGGCGCTGCCGGTTCGGCCACGCCTGCGCCGCCCGCCGAGCACGCCCCAGCGCTGGCGTCACTGAGCGCACGCGAGCGGGAGGTCCTCACCGCCCTGGTCCGCGGCGCCAGCAACGCGCAGATCGCGAAGGACCTCTGGATCAGCGAGGCCACCGTGAAGACCCACATCAGCAGCGTGCTCGGCAAGGTCGGGGCCGCGAGCCGCGTGCAGGCCGTCGTGTTCGCCTACGAGAGCGGCTTCGTCCGTCCCGACTGGTCCGCGTAG
- a CDS encoding PP2C family protein-serine/threonine phosphatase: MSRPTSVIDNPFVRQAPISGLLALGALLTLLLPTLEISDMPMFLASLVATAVATLLAAFAAHFPRAVPLVPILLAVDFVSLAFFRTGTGAGASVFTSLVVLPVVWWASLNGRRTIVYSVIGVTLVILAPYVLQPGMAPRPSELVRLGITVVVFGTVAVIVHELSRRSRRSVRSAQDSEGLVREEIDRAAAVQRSLLPTSSDGLGEGVTVAGACMPAKSVGGDFFDWYRTENGIAVGLGDVMGKGVGAGLIAAAVRATIRSARTVDDASEALRRASDGLAAEGAGTDVTFTTLFHARIDDDGSLQWADAGHGLSFILRAAGGVERLRSVDLPLGMGLRDEWATTTGTLEPGDLLISFSDGVLDLFGGRDDAVDSVAELARADRSPAALVAALAERAAEVPHDDDVTVIAIRREAAPAEPTEVAAAPLSRGRGA; the protein is encoded by the coding sequence ATGTCTCGCCCAACCAGCGTCATCGACAACCCCTTCGTCCGGCAGGCTCCGATCAGCGGCCTGCTGGCCCTCGGTGCGCTGCTGACGCTGCTGCTGCCGACGCTCGAGATCAGCGACATGCCGATGTTCCTCGCCAGCCTGGTCGCCACGGCAGTCGCGACCCTGCTCGCCGCGTTCGCCGCGCACTTCCCGCGTGCGGTCCCCCTCGTGCCGATCCTGCTGGCCGTCGACTTCGTCTCGCTCGCCTTCTTCCGCACCGGCACCGGGGCCGGGGCGTCCGTGTTCACCTCGCTCGTGGTGCTGCCGGTGGTGTGGTGGGCCTCGCTCAACGGCCGTCGGACCATCGTCTACTCGGTCATCGGCGTGACGCTCGTGATCCTGGCGCCCTACGTCCTGCAGCCCGGCATGGCACCCCGACCGAGCGAGCTCGTGCGCCTCGGCATCACCGTCGTCGTGTTCGGTACCGTCGCCGTCATCGTGCACGAGCTCTCCCGCCGCTCCCGCCGCTCGGTGCGCTCGGCCCAGGACAGCGAGGGCCTGGTCCGCGAGGAGATCGACCGCGCCGCCGCCGTCCAGCGCTCCCTGCTGCCGACCTCGAGCGACGGCCTGGGCGAGGGCGTCACCGTCGCCGGGGCCTGCATGCCGGCGAAGAGCGTCGGCGGCGACTTCTTCGACTGGTACCGCACCGAGAACGGCATCGCCGTCGGGCTCGGCGACGTGATGGGCAAGGGCGTCGGCGCCGGGCTCATCGCCGCCGCGGTCCGGGCCACGATCCGGAGTGCCCGCACGGTCGACGATGCGTCCGAGGCGCTGCGCCGTGCCTCCGACGGCCTCGCCGCCGAGGGTGCCGGCACGGACGTCACCTTCACCACGCTGTTCCACGCCCGCATCGACGACGACGGGTCGCTGCAGTGGGCGGACGCCGGGCACGGGCTGAGCTTCATCCTCCGTGCTGCCGGAGGGGTGGAGCGCCTGCGTTCGGTCGACCTGCCGCTGGGGATGGGCCTCCGGGACGAGTGGGCGACCACCACCGGGACCCTCGAGCCGGGCGACCTGCTCATCTCGTTCAGCGACGGCGTACTCGACCTGTTCGGCGGACGCGACGACGCCGTGGACTCGGTCGCCGAGCTCGCGCGTGCCGATCGGTCGCCGGCGGCGCTCGTCGCAGCCCTGGCGGAGCGCGCGGCCGAGGTGCCGCACGACGACGACGTGACGGTCATCGCGATCCGCCGCGAGGCCGCCCCGGCCGAGCCGACCGAGGTCGCGGCTGCGCCGCTGTCCCGGGGCCGCGGCGCCTGA
- a CDS encoding CPBP family intramembrane glutamic endopeptidase, with protein sequence MSTESDVASAQPDTSRQRDLVILLVALGVAVILARVASGFTTSGSIQPPVLQVLVADVAVWLPLIAGIVWVLRRSASTDRAARLRLGVGDAIFAIGIVILCRVFDVFLGLAFTGSTGLAPAPSLGTPDETLLIVSAIGIVLVSPFLEEVFFRGLFQRRMAAELTPRTRFLAVLLTAFLFAVLHVLLGAAGTQLEGFRVFLTIFALGSLTGTLVAMTNRIGGAILAHVLFNAVAVIATWPR encoded by the coding sequence ATGAGCACCGAGTCCGACGTGGCCAGCGCCCAGCCCGACACCAGCCGTCAGCGGGACCTCGTGATCCTGCTGGTCGCCCTGGGAGTGGCGGTCATCCTGGCCCGGGTCGCGTCCGGGTTCACGACCTCGGGCTCGATCCAGCCGCCCGTCCTGCAGGTGCTGGTCGCCGACGTCGCCGTCTGGCTGCCGCTCATCGCCGGCATCGTGTGGGTGCTGCGTCGATCGGCGAGCACGGACCGTGCGGCACGCCTGCGTCTCGGGGTCGGCGACGCGATCTTCGCCATCGGCATCGTGATCCTGTGCCGGGTGTTCGACGTGTTCCTCGGCCTGGCCTTCACCGGTTCGACCGGGCTCGCGCCGGCGCCGAGCCTCGGGACGCCGGACGAGACGCTGCTCATCGTGTCCGCCATCGGCATCGTGCTGGTCAGCCCGTTCCTCGAGGAGGTCTTCTTCCGCGGGCTCTTCCAGCGCCGGATGGCCGCCGAACTCACCCCGCGCACCCGGTTCCTGGCCGTGCTGCTGACCGCGTTCCTGTTCGCGGTCCTGCACGTCCTGCTCGGCGCCGCCGGGACGCAGCTCGAGGGCTTCCGGGTGTTCCTGACGATCTTCGCGCTCGGGTCGCTGACCGGCACCCTGGTCGCGATGACGAACCGCATCGGGGGCGCGATCCTGGCGCACGTGCTGTTCAACGCCGTCGCGGTGATCGCGACCTGGCCGCGCTGA